One region of Neorhodopirellula lusitana genomic DNA includes:
- a CDS encoding ExbD/TolR family protein, whose translation MRKRQDSEAATINLTPMIDVVFLLVIFFMVGSKFDNGDSGVQVNVPGTGDMKSMARLPDERIVEVTATGSITLDGTSVTGDQLTQTLKTQREAYPSLKVAVRGEQNSSFAQVAEVLQRVRAAGVQQMGVATKR comes from the coding sequence ATGCGAAAACGCCAAGATTCAGAAGCTGCAACGATCAACCTCACGCCAATGATTGACGTTGTCTTTCTGTTGGTCATTTTCTTTATGGTTGGCAGTAAGTTCGATAACGGTGATTCGGGCGTGCAGGTCAACGTGCCTGGCACCGGTGACATGAAGTCGATGGCTCGTTTGCCTGACGAACGTATTGTGGAAGTGACCGCGACGGGTTCGATCACGCTGGATGGAACAAGCGTCACGGGCGATCAGTTAACGCAAACCTTGAAGACCCAGCGTGAGGCGTATCCGTCATTAAAGGTCGCCGTTCGGGGTGAGCAAAACAGTTCGTTCGCGCAGGTTGCTGAGGTGTTGCAACGAGTTCGCGCGGCTGGAGTCCAGCAGATGGGCGTCGCGACCAAACGCTAA
- a CDS encoding MotA/TolQ/ExbB proton channel family protein: MLCGDTVVAQNYNFSPNGGFNNYNSTTPNGNYSNNNFGASQPAARIAAAPQSSAPAANQFSIPAAPVQQQPADAEAESAPWEMPAFVTKIAEGGWLMIPLGVCSLIVLGLSIERMIALRRSRVIPKPFVRRFTECVEDGQLSYEEATSICDEFDCPVAEVFHSAVRRWGRPMMEIEQAVIDAGDRVGDSLRRFLRVFHAISNVTPLIGLLGTVLGMIQAFENLGEQGGGGQSDLLASGISTALMTTAGGLSVAIPAYLAYMYFSAKSDRYLGEIDKLCQRVIDCISAEGLENNGAAKAPRKRRAA, encoded by the coding sequence ATGTTGTGTGGCGATACGGTCGTCGCCCAAAACTACAATTTCTCGCCCAATGGCGGGTTCAATAACTACAACTCCACCACGCCAAACGGCAATTACTCCAATAACAACTTCGGTGCGTCGCAGCCAGCGGCTCGAATCGCCGCCGCACCGCAGTCGTCGGCCCCGGCCGCAAACCAATTTTCGATTCCTGCTGCGCCGGTTCAGCAACAGCCTGCCGACGCGGAAGCCGAATCGGCGCCTTGGGAGATGCCTGCCTTTGTGACCAAGATCGCCGAAGGCGGTTGGTTGATGATCCCGCTGGGCGTTTGTTCGCTGATCGTATTGGGACTGTCCATTGAACGAATGATCGCACTACGCCGATCGCGTGTGATTCCCAAACCGTTTGTTCGTCGATTCACGGAATGTGTGGAAGACGGGCAGTTGAGTTACGAAGAAGCGACTTCGATCTGTGACGAGTTTGATTGTCCGGTCGCGGAGGTTTTCCATTCAGCGGTCCGCCGTTGGGGACGTCCGATGATGGAGATCGAGCAAGCGGTCATTGATGCGGGTGACCGCGTCGGCGATTCGTTGCGGCGGTTCCTAAGAGTGTTCCATGCGATCAGCAACGTGACACCGCTGATTGGTTTGCTGGGCACCGTGTTGGGGATGATCCAAGCTTTTGAAAACTTGGGCGAACAAGGTGGTGGCGGCCAAAGTGATTTGCTGGCCTCGGGAATTAGCACCGCGTTGATGACCACGGCGGGTGGTTTGAGTGTCGCGATTCCGGCTTACCTGGCGTACATGTACTTCAGTGCGAAGTCCGATCGTTACCTCGGCGAGATCGACAAGCTTTGTCAGCGAGTGATTGACTGCATTAGTGCCGAAGGGTTGGAAAACAATGGTGCTGCGAAGGCACCGAGAAAACGCCGCGCCGCTTAA
- a CDS encoding tetratricopeptide repeat protein: protein MSARFDTVAIFVACVFLGGAGFVGTGSVFAQSDETEVSAIDREIDAEVQDARRVDLNSSDLGASSLAAIVKVARKCERHERREEAADLLHLAGKVCRKLIENGDAAPPAPQSIAIFTAAASSLNQQGRYSDAFGWLASAAKLDADSSASLRIGEALLATASGLLDDGDLESSESGYRLAVEELAKARSGEKPLATARLGLAWTMVMRANAANDESMIQDALAATNAFIEGHPGHEDSSSALLLKLSCVTRLGDSEAATTVQDKVLLDHPQSVAACEILKSECSWQLPLASLRPAIRRHLLANNEFIGDSPAVGANLSVLACGLLVAAAEGHPSAEATYSVALAVSDQAGDASTHVLEELQSVGHDAAASRIAIDWLSARDAAAVSTSLAQMQKQAGVLVTTGVREAASRWAGRNGDWSVLAMAAEDEQGLFDARDDEAAIDEAVRRGRSLHVERLFAEALLQTGKSGQSLKLWEHIVDSGGADDFPTLLRTAEAAVAAGSVTTASKRIAAAQASGGRVSTQVALTDLLAASLEIRQLRFDRGRALLEQVVRSTESGADLRGRAQWMIGETFFMQEKFSEAIAAYRQVEAIGDSDEWTAAALVQAGKSFEQLGRTREATVCYSTLVSRFGQSRHATGARRRLAAMTTSDPESNTMRR from the coding sequence ATGTCAGCTCGATTTGACACCGTGGCGATTTTCGTCGCTTGCGTATTTCTTGGCGGTGCCGGTTTCGTCGGCACGGGCTCTGTTTTTGCGCAGTCCGATGAAACGGAAGTGTCCGCGATCGATCGTGAGATTGACGCTGAAGTCCAAGATGCGAGACGCGTTGACTTAAATTCCAGTGACCTCGGCGCCAGTAGTTTGGCTGCGATTGTGAAGGTGGCTCGGAAGTGCGAGCGGCATGAGCGTCGCGAGGAAGCTGCCGACTTGTTGCATTTGGCGGGCAAGGTTTGCAGAAAGCTGATTGAGAACGGCGATGCAGCACCGCCCGCACCGCAATCCATCGCAATTTTTACCGCGGCTGCCTCATCGCTGAATCAGCAGGGGCGATACTCAGACGCGTTTGGCTGGTTGGCTTCGGCGGCCAAGTTGGATGCCGATTCGTCAGCGTCGCTACGGATTGGTGAGGCCTTGCTGGCAACGGCGTCAGGATTACTTGACGATGGTGATCTGGAGTCATCAGAGTCTGGCTATCGTTTGGCGGTTGAAGAATTGGCGAAGGCTCGATCCGGCGAGAAACCGCTCGCGACCGCCCGTCTTGGTTTGGCCTGGACGATGGTGATGCGGGCCAATGCGGCGAATGATGAGTCCATGATCCAGGATGCTCTGGCGGCAACGAATGCGTTTATCGAAGGGCATCCAGGGCACGAAGATTCCAGTTCGGCACTGCTGTTGAAACTGAGTTGCGTGACGCGTTTGGGCGACAGTGAAGCAGCGACAACGGTTCAAGACAAGGTGTTGCTGGATCATCCGCAATCAGTGGCGGCGTGTGAGATTCTGAAGTCGGAGTGCAGTTGGCAATTGCCGCTCGCTTCGTTGCGACCCGCGATTCGTCGGCACCTTCTAGCGAACAATGAATTCATTGGTGATTCGCCGGCGGTGGGTGCCAATTTGTCGGTGCTGGCTTGCGGCTTGTTAGTCGCGGCGGCCGAGGGGCATCCAAGTGCGGAGGCGACTTATAGCGTGGCTTTGGCGGTTTCGGATCAAGCGGGTGACGCGTCCACTCATGTGCTCGAAGAATTGCAGTCGGTGGGCCACGATGCTGCGGCGTCACGGATTGCGATCGATTGGTTGTCGGCTCGCGATGCTGCAGCGGTGAGCACCTCGCTTGCTCAAATGCAGAAACAGGCTGGCGTGCTGGTGACGACCGGTGTTCGCGAAGCGGCGTCTCGTTGGGCAGGCCGAAACGGCGACTGGTCGGTGTTGGCGATGGCAGCGGAAGATGAACAAGGGCTTTTTGATGCTCGTGACGACGAGGCCGCGATCGACGAAGCGGTTCGCCGTGGGCGGTCGTTGCATGTGGAGAGGTTGTTCGCGGAGGCGTTGTTGCAGACCGGGAAGTCAGGCCAGTCGCTCAAGCTATGGGAGCATATTGTCGACAGCGGTGGTGCGGATGATTTCCCGACTTTGCTGCGAACCGCTGAAGCTGCTGTGGCGGCCGGTTCGGTGACGACGGCAAGTAAACGAATTGCAGCCGCTCAGGCATCTGGCGGTCGGGTGTCGACTCAGGTCGCACTGACGGACTTGTTGGCCGCCAGTCTTGAAATTCGCCAACTTCGCTTTGACCGCGGTCGAGCGTTGCTGGAACAGGTCGTGCGTTCGACGGAATCCGGTGCGGATCTTCGCGGTCGAGCTCAGTGGATGATTGGCGAGACGTTCTTCATGCAGGAAAAATTCTCCGAAGCGATTGCCGCTTATCGGCAGGTCGAGGCGATCGGGGATTCCGACGAATGGACCGCTGCGGCGCTCGTTCAAGCCGGGAAATCATTTGAACAATTGGGGAGGACACGCGAAGCGACGGTGTGTTATTCCACATTGGTCAGCCGCTTCGGCCAGTCTCGCCACGCCACCGGTGCTCGCCGTCGGCTTGCGGCGATGACGACCTCTGATCCTGAATCCAACACGATGCGACGATGA
- a CDS encoding DegT/DnrJ/EryC1/StrS family aminotransferase, translating to MSNPQDNAGVPLLDVNRDNAPHREEFIEALTEVLDSGRFLFGPDVVELESELAGYCQVDNVVGCASGSDALLLALMALDIKPGDEVIVPSFTFFASVSCISRLGATPVFADIEPGTFNVNPESVASLITDKTKAIIPVHLFGQCAQLDRICQIAGERDIPVIEDAAQAIGAAYHSRPAGSWGAIGCFSFYPTKNLGGMGDGGMMTVPDAGLADRVRLFAGHGMRPRYYHKVIGINSRLDTFQAAVLRVKLRHLGDAIDGRTAVADRYDRMLTDQGMVGEDQITLPTRDKNAFHVWNQYAIRVGGERRDALRSYLAERKIGSEIYYPIPMHKQECFEGTPFRHEGLEETEKASLEVLNLPVFPSLIEAEQTRVIEAIGSFYSSAASRAAA from the coding sequence ATGTCCAATCCTCAAGATAACGCTGGCGTCCCGTTGTTGGACGTCAATCGCGACAACGCTCCGCATCGCGAAGAGTTCATCGAAGCACTTACCGAAGTTCTCGATAGCGGCCGATTCCTGTTCGGTCCGGATGTCGTTGAACTCGAAAGCGAACTGGCGGGTTATTGCCAGGTCGACAACGTCGTGGGTTGTGCTTCGGGAAGCGACGCACTGCTATTGGCACTGATGGCCCTGGACATAAAGCCAGGCGACGAAGTGATCGTGCCTAGCTTTACCTTCTTTGCCTCGGTTAGCTGCATCTCGCGACTGGGCGCCACGCCTGTGTTCGCTGATATCGAGCCCGGCACGTTCAATGTCAATCCAGAGTCCGTTGCATCGTTGATCACGGACAAGACGAAAGCGATCATCCCGGTTCACTTGTTCGGCCAATGTGCCCAGCTTGACCGGATTTGCCAGATCGCTGGTGAACGAGACATCCCCGTCATCGAAGACGCTGCTCAAGCGATCGGTGCGGCTTATCATTCGCGTCCAGCGGGTAGTTGGGGAGCGATTGGTTGCTTCAGCTTTTATCCGACTAAGAACTTGGGCGGGATGGGCGACGGCGGCATGATGACCGTGCCAGACGCTGGGCTTGCTGACCGAGTGCGTTTGTTCGCCGGTCATGGCATGCGTCCGCGTTACTATCACAAGGTGATCGGAATCAACAGTCGTCTCGATACGTTCCAGGCAGCGGTCTTGCGAGTCAAGTTGCGTCACCTGGGTGATGCGATCGATGGCCGGACTGCGGTAGCGGATCGTTACGACCGCATGCTGACCGACCAAGGTATGGTCGGTGAAGATCAGATTACGTTGCCGACCCGCGACAAGAACGCGTTCCACGTCTGGAATCAGTACGCGATCCGCGTGGGCGGCGAGCGTCGTGATGCCCTTCGCAGCTACTTGGCTGAACGCAAGATTGGCTCGGAAATCTACTATCCGATCCCAATGCACAAACAAGAGTGCTTCGAAGGCACGCCATTCCGCCACGAAGGTTTGGAAGAGACCGAAAAGGCCAGCCTCGAAGTCTTGAACCTGCCGGTCTTCCCGTCGCTAATCGAAGCGGAGCAAACCCGGGTGATCGAGGCGATTGGCTCGTTCTACTCATCGGCTGCCTCACGAGCCGCTGCCTAA
- the kdsA gene encoding 3-deoxy-8-phosphooctulonate synthase: MTNNTSTDGTSIAPVAIGDYLCGPGQPLLLIAGPCVLQSRELAFEISETLAKINERPDVQVVFKASFDKANRTSLSAKRGPGIEAGLRLLEAVAADSGMPVTTDIHLPEQAAPVAEVCDLLQIPAFLARQTDLLVAASGTGRPVNVKKGQFMSPSDMRYVVDKVRGSQPDADREAGKANVMACERGTFFGYGRLVNDMQSLPIMRNLGVPVVFDATHSVQQPGGLGGATGGNREMVEPLARAAVAIGCDALFFETHPDPATSPSDGANMIPLDEFPAAIERLLRLRETIESLDD, from the coding sequence ATGACAAACAACACTTCTACCGACGGAACTTCCATCGCCCCCGTCGCGATCGGCGACTATTTGTGCGGTCCTGGCCAACCGCTGCTTTTGATCGCTGGGCCCTGCGTCTTGCAATCACGCGAACTGGCGTTCGAAATCAGCGAAACGCTCGCCAAGATCAACGAGCGACCGGACGTCCAGGTCGTTTTCAAAGCGTCATTCGACAAAGCCAATCGCACCAGCCTGTCCGCCAAACGAGGCCCAGGCATCGAAGCCGGCCTGCGTTTACTAGAAGCCGTAGCGGCCGATAGCGGGATGCCCGTCACCACCGACATCCACCTTCCCGAACAAGCCGCACCGGTCGCCGAAGTTTGCGACCTACTGCAAATCCCCGCATTTTTGGCTCGCCAGACGGATCTTTTGGTGGCGGCGTCAGGAACGGGACGCCCCGTCAACGTCAAAAAGGGCCAATTCATGTCCCCGTCGGACATGCGTTACGTCGTCGACAAGGTCCGCGGAAGCCAACCGGATGCAGATCGCGAGGCGGGCAAGGCCAATGTGATGGCCTGCGAACGCGGCACGTTCTTCGGGTACGGACGCCTGGTCAACGACATGCAGTCGCTTCCGATCATGCGAAATCTAGGCGTTCCAGTCGTTTTCGACGCCACCCACAGCGTCCAACAACCCGGCGGATTGGGCGGTGCCACAGGCGGAAATCGAGAAATGGTCGAACCTTTAGCCCGCGCCGCCGTAGCGATCGGTTGTGACGCGTTGTTCTTCGAAACCCATCCCGATCCGGCCACCTCGCCGAGCGATGGTGCCAACATGATCCCTCTGGACGAATTTCCAGCAGCGATCGAGCGGCTTTTGCGACTTCGCGAAACGATCGAAAGCTTGGACGATTGA
- a CDS encoding tetratricopeptide repeat protein, producing MTSNSFQRYLIAASTSLALIAAVGCTDDTATLRRIQTKRQVALQESTRQDHLGETVALLGQYVSLNEQKARQQITYHLNQWNNQRPEADKQKQAAQTPPKIAETLTDIVEEAKLNEVILHDAFTPSDVPLLRDAYLFNKVWSWIDSPGRDDPLFASWLKTLRDDPPGEMSDADIDRLQTAMRLFDWTVRNIALEPDQALVPPNMPQPNLPPGISFEGPGYRQTDFQTLWRGRGDWLQRSGVFTSLLTQAGIPCAVLATQSADTGQRTPWSVGVLIGDQIYLFQPQIGLPIPGPDQVGIATLAEARKDASVMRRLDVAGFFDFPLSRTDIQQSVALLNIRAETISPRMKALQSSLTGDRRMTLWIDTDDWSKRLDDVSGIAGVRAWLIPTISEMYAVVLDMLAERDPLFSFWHRSRNAILENEDASGNNLAKGRWQHLIGHFADDDIEGQQGARTYYLEQRAPEFEIDDLRINVELQKQYGIRRGLGMSPEDYNRQLNQVQGFMRLGKRTATYWLALVQYDDGRYETANNWLTKRVLDEEQLSHWQDAAIYNAARSEELEGDVEAAIERLKTDGPVYGHGNRLRARLLGK from the coding sequence GTGACGAGTAACTCCTTTCAGCGGTACCTGATTGCCGCTTCGACGTCGCTCGCACTGATTGCGGCGGTGGGCTGCACTGACGACACGGCGACGCTTCGCCGAATTCAGACAAAACGCCAAGTCGCGCTGCAAGAGTCCACTCGCCAAGATCACCTCGGTGAAACCGTAGCGTTGCTGGGGCAATACGTGTCGCTAAACGAGCAAAAAGCTCGCCAGCAGATCACCTATCACTTGAACCAGTGGAACAACCAACGCCCCGAGGCGGACAAGCAAAAGCAGGCCGCTCAAACGCCGCCGAAAATCGCGGAAACACTGACCGACATTGTGGAAGAGGCGAAACTCAACGAGGTCATCCTGCACGACGCTTTCACGCCGTCGGATGTCCCGTTGCTGCGAGACGCGTACTTGTTCAACAAAGTATGGAGCTGGATTGACTCACCGGGACGCGATGACCCGCTGTTCGCTTCCTGGCTGAAAACACTGCGAGACGATCCTCCCGGCGAAATGTCCGACGCGGACATCGATCGCCTGCAAACCGCGATGCGTCTGTTTGACTGGACGGTCCGCAATATCGCCCTGGAACCGGACCAGGCCCTCGTCCCACCCAACATGCCCCAGCCCAACCTGCCCCCAGGCATTTCGTTCGAGGGCCCCGGCTACCGCCAAACCGACTTCCAAACCTTATGGCGTGGGCGAGGCGACTGGCTCCAGCGATCGGGCGTCTTCACCAGCCTGCTCACCCAAGCCGGAATCCCCTGTGCCGTGCTGGCGACCCAATCCGCCGACACCGGCCAACGCACGCCCTGGTCAGTCGGCGTGCTCATCGGCGATCAAATCTATCTGTTTCAGCCCCAAATCGGCCTGCCGATCCCTGGCCCGGACCAAGTCGGAATCGCAACTCTCGCCGAAGCTCGCAAAGACGCTTCCGTCATGCGGCGTCTGGACGTGGCCGGATTTTTCGACTTCCCACTCTCGCGAACCGACATCCAACAAAGCGTGGCCCTGCTCAATATCCGAGCCGAAACCATTTCGCCGCGGATGAAGGCACTGCAATCCAGTCTGACCGGCGATCGCCGCATGACACTGTGGATCGACACCGACGACTGGTCGAAACGGCTCGACGATGTGTCGGGCATCGCCGGTGTTCGAGCCTGGTTGATCCCCACGATTTCCGAAATGTACGCGGTCGTCCTGGACATGCTCGCCGAACGCGACCCACTTTTCTCGTTCTGGCATCGGTCCCGCAATGCGATCCTCGAAAATGAAGATGCCAGCGGCAACAACCTAGCCAAGGGCCGGTGGCAACACCTGATCGGCCATTTCGCCGACGATGACATCGAGGGCCAACAAGGTGCTCGCACCTACTACCTGGAACAACGTGCTCCCGAATTTGAAATCGACGACTTGCGAATCAACGTCGAACTTCAAAAGCAGTACGGAATCCGCCGCGGACTGGGCATGTCGCCGGAGGACTACAACCGCCAGCTGAACCAGGTTCAAGGCTTCATGCGATTGGGCAAACGGACCGCAACGTATTGGCTGGCCTTGGTCCAGTACGACGACGGACGCTACGAAACGGCCAACAACTGGCTGACCAAGCGTGTGCTCGACGAAGAACAGCTTTCCCATTGGCAAGACGCAGCGATCTACAACGCCGCCCGCTCCGAAGAACTGGAAGGCGATGTGGAAGCCGCGATCGAACGACTGAAAACCGACGGCCCGGTTTATGGACACGGCAACCGCCTACGAGCACGCCTGCTGGGTAAGTAG
- a CDS encoding alpha/beta hydrolase, whose amino-acid sequence MKSLLLVFASLLIPTLATADNLSPDETMTYKSIDGVELKLHCFQPDGHQASDHSPAIVFFFGGGWNGGSPKQFYQQARTLADRGMVAFSADYRVKSRNKTTPFECVKDGKSAIRWVRQHASELGIDPDRIVAAGGSAGGHVAACTGVIQGHDEPGEDLSVSSVPNAMVLFNPVLDTTPKGYGHARFAKDQKTEISPCHHVRAGIVPTYLAHGTADTTVPFENAERFTRLMREAGNRCELSSFEDQKHGFFNSPNFRTKSKDDSIFQKVQETSLQFLESLGYLTEAQTPVAN is encoded by the coding sequence ATGAAGAGTCTCCTACTGGTATTCGCCTCTCTCCTGATCCCCACCCTGGCGACAGCCGACAATTTGTCGCCCGACGAAACGATGACGTACAAGTCGATCGACGGCGTCGAATTGAAGCTGCATTGTTTCCAGCCCGACGGGCATCAGGCATCCGACCATTCGCCCGCCATCGTGTTCTTCTTTGGCGGCGGCTGGAACGGTGGCTCCCCGAAGCAATTCTACCAACAAGCTCGAACGCTGGCCGATCGCGGCATGGTCGCGTTTTCAGCCGATTACCGGGTCAAGAGCCGCAACAAGACGACGCCTTTCGAATGCGTCAAAGACGGCAAGTCCGCAATCCGCTGGGTACGCCAGCACGCATCGGAACTGGGCATTGATCCCGATCGGATCGTTGCCGCTGGCGGATCGGCTGGCGGTCATGTCGCCGCCTGCACCGGCGTGATCCAAGGACACGACGAACCCGGCGAGGACCTCTCGGTTAGCTCCGTCCCGAACGCCATGGTCCTGTTCAATCCTGTGCTGGACACGACCCCCAAAGGATACGGTCACGCACGATTCGCAAAGGATCAAAAGACAGAAATCTCACCCTGCCATCACGTCCGCGCCGGCATCGTCCCCACCTACCTGGCCCACGGAACGGCGGACACCACCGTCCCATTCGAGAACGCCGAACGTTTCACTCGCCTGATGCGAGAGGCCGGAAACCGGTGCGAACTGAGTTCATTTGAAGACCAGAAACATGGCTTCTTCAACAGCCCCAACTTCCGCACCAAGTCGAAAGACGACTCCATCTTCCAAAAGGTGCAAGAAACAAGCCTCCAGTTCCTAGAATCCCTCGGCTATCTAACCGAAGCCCAAACCCCAGTAGCGAACTGA
- a CDS encoding thioredoxin family protein has product MLSLFMGLTLAVVTSGAAATQSGTNQSVVSKNQNYTLAYKKSVEEHKPLMVVVSAGYCPACDVLKKTTIANMERSGELDAVSVAVVDRDAEPELAKQLMANEKMVPQIIFFTRTEDGRWSRKRLKGYQPVQPVRNLLRVVTSMTGRS; this is encoded by the coding sequence ATGTTGTCACTGTTCATGGGTCTGACACTTGCCGTAGTCACCAGCGGAGCTGCTGCGACTCAATCCGGCACCAATCAATCGGTTGTGTCGAAAAACCAGAACTACACTTTGGCCTACAAGAAGTCGGTCGAAGAACACAAGCCACTGATGGTCGTCGTGAGCGCGGGATATTGCCCGGCATGCGACGTTCTCAAGAAAACCACCATCGCCAACATGGAACGATCCGGTGAGTTGGATGCCGTCAGCGTCGCCGTCGTGGACCGCGATGCGGAGCCGGAATTGGCGAAGCAATTGATGGCCAACGAAAAGATGGTGCCACAAATCATTTTCTTCACACGCACGGAAGACGGTCGATGGAGCCGCAAGCGTTTGAAGGGCTATCAGCCCGTTCAGCCTGTGCGAAACCTCTTGCGTGTCGTCACCAGCATGACTGGCCGCAGCTAA
- a CDS encoding apolipoprotein acyltransferase has translation MSLDHLDETHARILRQMCDAVGMTPERATEEDAFVGFFQSFRPDGNGISGLFDGHPASDEMQERLTDLFEAAGEDRRPQGGKDAYFVVRQPAEISPELVRLAGQQWLSGLARLAEDLGMADAAQKLKAVETVRVLEGIPPKHPKLDHEKTNLLRLLKDEAPGWIEAAAPDHAISHSLRPAYYFINCDPMLRDYLMWPMMRDSIATDFEPFEPYFQLWRHGVKWRAYQEQQIDLYMPRR, from the coding sequence ATGTCACTCGATCACCTCGACGAAACCCACGCTCGGATCCTACGGCAGATGTGCGATGCCGTGGGGATGACGCCGGAGCGGGCCACCGAGGAGGACGCGTTTGTCGGCTTTTTCCAGTCGTTTCGTCCCGATGGCAATGGAATCAGCGGCTTGTTCGACGGACATCCCGCAAGCGACGAGATGCAAGAACGGCTGACCGATCTTTTCGAAGCGGCGGGCGAAGACCGGCGTCCACAGGGCGGCAAAGACGCGTACTTCGTCGTCCGGCAACCCGCGGAAATCTCGCCCGAACTGGTCCGACTGGCCGGCCAACAGTGGCTTTCCGGATTGGCACGCCTCGCCGAAGACCTGGGCATGGCCGACGCCGCGCAGAAACTGAAAGCAGTCGAAACGGTGCGAGTTCTGGAAGGTATCCCGCCCAAGCACCCCAAACTGGACCACGAAAAAACCAATTTGCTGCGTTTGCTGAAGGACGAAGCCCCGGGCTGGATTGAAGCCGCCGCTCCCGACCACGCGATCAGCCATTCCTTGCGGCCGGCGTACTACTTCATCAATTGCGACCCCATGCTGCGGGACTACCTGATGTGGCCGATGATGCGAGATTCAATCGCCACCGATTTCGAGCCTTTCGAGCCCTATTTCCAACTGTGGCGTCACGGCGTGAAGTGGCGAGCCTACCAAGAACAGCAAATCGACCTGTACATGCCTCGCCGATAG
- a CDS encoding O-antigen ligase family protein has translation MAPLSRGILPWIVAILLIGAAAINPVEFKTSADFDRATQSTGVQTFLKLGLGAGVAAIAALALLVSPRTRRVLSSVPAAALVALGIVFLATSVFAMAEIRTISVASALLYMVYLIFLAAALATLGVRNVVGCLIAGSVLYLVFTLGLYVVFPERGQFVEYTSDADSVIRMGGTGHPNNIAKTAIATGLALIAMLVGTAKGKLAIGMRDPWVRLFCIGSLLLVAIVMVGTMSRTAILAGGAATAMLLFDRFYGRGGVVLFVSAVSFVMVAVLAVSLLTGEGPLSESAVGAVTKSGDVEEITSLTGRTVIWEEAIGFIAQRPVTGWGLDSAASVMSKRATGTHNLLLHVSFSAGLLAAAILAGLLVWSFLFGALSEHEWIRAVMVYVLVSGLVEDTIFESFPTTLTMLWMVALMAPVVETLGSNDSSEVNSSDVDSSRFDTSNIDSPSLAEDAHSGG, from the coding sequence TTGGCCCCACTGTCGCGAGGAATCCTGCCGTGGATTGTGGCGATCTTGCTAATCGGGGCTGCCGCGATCAACCCAGTCGAATTCAAAACCAGCGCTGATTTTGACCGAGCGACTCAGTCCACGGGCGTTCAAACGTTCCTGAAACTGGGTCTCGGCGCCGGCGTGGCCGCCATCGCCGCTCTGGCGCTGTTGGTCAGCCCGCGGACCCGGCGAGTGTTGTCATCGGTCCCTGCCGCCGCCTTGGTGGCACTGGGAATCGTGTTTCTGGCCACCAGTGTTTTCGCGATGGCGGAGATCCGCACGATCAGCGTGGCTTCCGCCTTGCTATACATGGTCTACCTGATCTTCCTCGCTGCGGCCCTGGCGACCCTGGGCGTGCGCAACGTGGTCGGATGCTTGATCGCAGGCTCGGTCCTGTACCTGGTATTCACGCTCGGGCTGTACGTCGTGTTTCCCGAACGAGGGCAGTTCGTGGAATACACCAGCGATGCCGACAGCGTGATTCGAATGGGCGGTACCGGTCACCCCAATAACATCGCCAAGACCGCGATCGCGACCGGCCTGGCGTTGATCGCGATGCTGGTCGGCACGGCCAAAGGAAAACTGGCGATCGGGATGCGAGATCCATGGGTCCGATTGTTTTGCATCGGGTCGCTGCTACTGGTCGCCATCGTGATGGTGGGCACGATGAGCCGGACCGCGATTCTGGCAGGCGGAGCGGCCACGGCGATGCTGCTGTTTGATCGCTTCTATGGCCGCGGCGGAGTCGTGCTGTTTGTGTCCGCGGTATCGTTCGTGATGGTGGCGGTGTTGGCGGTTTCGTTGCTGACTGGCGAAGGCCCACTGTCGGAATCGGCAGTGGGAGCGGTCACCAAAAGCGGCGATGTCGAAGAAATCACCTCGCTGACCGGCCGAACCGTCATCTGGGAAGAAGCGATCGGGTTCATCGCTCAACGCCCTGTGACCGGCTGGGGCCTCGATAGCGCGGCCAGCGTGATGAGCAAGCGGGCCACCGGAACACACAACCTGCTGCTGCACGTTTCATTTTCAGCCGGTCTATTGGCGGCGGCGATCTTGGCCGGACTGCTAGTCTGGTCGTTCCTGTTCGGTGCCCTGTCCGAACACGAATGGATTCGAGCCGTGATGGTTTACGTATTGGTATCGGGACTCGTCGAAGACACCATTTTTGAATCGTTCCCCACCACGCTGACGATGCTGTGGATGGTCGCCCTGATGGCTCCGGTTGTAGAAACGCTTGGATCAAACGATTCAAGCGAAGTTAACTCAAGCGACGTTGACTCAAGCCGCTTCGACACCAGCAACATCGATTCGCCAAGTCTGGCCGAAGATGCACATTCTGGCGGTTGA